A region of Muntiacus reevesi chromosome 11, mMunRee1.1, whole genome shotgun sequence DNA encodes the following proteins:
- the LOC136144169 gene encoding olfactory receptor 9S13-like: MKKELNKNYSEVMEFILLGFRTSPDVQILLFSLFLLIYMVIVVGNISMLVVIKINSRLHTPMYFFLRNLSYLDLCYSSVIAPKTLATFLSKDKRISYNGCATQFFFFALFVGTEGFLLAVMAYDRFSAICSPFLYAVRMSQQACVRLVIASYICGCINSMIQTGFTFSLRFCGENRLDHSFCDVPALIKISCVDTLVNEIVLFILSALIIITTTTVILVSYACILSTVLKIPSAHGRSKTFSTCSSHITVVSLFYGTVFFMYAQPGAISSPEKNKIIAVFYTLIIPMLNPLIYSLRNREVKNSVKRIFLRKKSFH, encoded by the coding sequence ATGAAGAAGGAACTGAATAAGAATTACTCAGAAGTGATGGAGTTTATTCTGCTGGGATTCCGAACATCTCCAGATGTACAGATTCTCTTATTTTCACTCTTCTTGCTTATCTACATGGTCATTGTGGTGGGAAATATCAGCATGTTAGTTGTCATTAAAATCAACTCCAGACTTCATACCCCTATGTATTTCTTTCTCAGAAATCTGTCTTATTTAGATCTCTGCTACTCCTCTGTCATTGCTCCCAAAACTCTGGCCACTTTCTTATCCAAAGACAAGAGAATTTCTTACAATGGCTGTGCAACccagttctttttctttgctctctTTGTTGGGACTGAAGGCTTTCTTCTAGCTGTGATGGCATATGATCGCTTCTCAGCCATTTGCTCGCCCTTCCTCTACGCTGTCCGTATGTCCCAGCAGGCTTGTGTTCGTTTGGTGATTGCCTCCTACATCTGTGGCTGCATCAATTCCATGATCCAAACAGGTTTCACCTTCAGTTTGCGTTTCTGTGGAGAAAACAGATTGGACCACTCTTTCTGTGATGTCCCAGCCCTGATCAAGATATCCTGTGTGGACACCTTGGTGAATGAGATTGTACTGTTTATTCTGTCTGCCCTCATCATCATCACTACCACAACTGTCATTCTGGTTTCTTACGCATGTATCCTCTCCACTGTTCTAAAGATCCCCTCAGCTCATGGCAGGAGTAAGACCTTCTCCACTTGTAGCTCTCATATTACTGTGGTGAGTTTGTTCTATGGAACTGTATTCTTCATGTATGCCCAGCCTGGAGCCATCTCTTCACCAGAGAAAAACAAGATTATAGCTGTATTCTACACTCTTATCATCCCTATGTTGAATCCTCTGATTTATAGTCTAAGGAATAGGGAAGTAAAAAATTCTGTGAAAAGgatatttttgagaaaaaaatcttttcattga